The following proteins are encoded in a genomic region of Papaver somniferum cultivar HN1 unplaced genomic scaffold, ASM357369v1 unplaced-scaffold_10, whole genome shotgun sequence:
- the LOC113326338 gene encoding uncharacterized protein LOC113326338 has translation MVQAFFHSAFLLKKLNMTRVTLIPKINSAQKPEDFMPIALCNTIYKLISKIIALGLKKHMVNIISPLQSAYVPGRLISENICLVQDLVQAMKKKKGRSSHLTLKMDMSKAFDRLEWQFLIDVPKKFGFNDKFCQLIFQCISTTQIEIMINGSPSPSFKPTRVYFSSNLNPSQCQTISGILQVRQLKLNDEKYLGLPFFIGRNKKIPFSILVEKMDTRLAKWRCINMSEAASKSSGGKKNSIKGKKIITWKAGNVPKEDGGLGFRDLHLFNRALLAKSAWRLCNDQTSIFSKSLQVKYFPDGDYFNIKKSSSSTWSWSSIRPELNSSRIIVSGALGMVKKYLFGSITGCKGLMILLFPSQVPQLQCNTSMFISFSLQILWAGIMF, from the exons ATGGTGCAAGCTTTCTTCCATTCTGCTTTTCTTTTgaagaagttaaatatgacaAGAGTAACTTTAATTCCCAAGATCAACTCAGCTCAAAAGCCAGAAGACTTCATGCCTATAGCTCTCTGCAACACAATTTACAAACTTATTTCAAAGATTATTGCTCTAGGACTCAAAAAACACATGGTAAATATCATCTCTCCTTTGCAATCTGCATATGTTCCTGGTAGACTCATTTCTGAGAACATTTGCTTAGTCCAAGATCTAGTTCAAgccatgaagaagaaaaaaggaagatCAAGTCATTTGACActcaaaatggatatgtcaaaagcctttgacaggtTAGAATGGCAATTCCTAATTGATGTTcctaagaaatttggttttaatgatAAGTTCTGTCAATTGATTTTTCAGTGCATCTCCACAACCCAAATTGAGATAATGATCAATGGCTCTCCTTCTCCTTCATTCAAGCCAACAAGAG TTTACTTTAGCAGCAACTTGAACCCCTCCCAATGTCAAACTATTAGTGGAATCCTCCAAGTAAGACAACTGAAACTCAATGATGAGAAGTATTTAGGTCTCCCTTTCTTTATTGGCAGGAACAAGAAGATACCATTCTCTATTCTGGTGGAAAAAATGGATACTAGATTGGCTAAGTGGAGATGTATCAACATGTCTGAAGCTGCAAG CAAAAGTTCTGgaggaaaaaaaaactcaattaaaggtAAAAAAATCATAACTTGGAAAGCTGGGAATGTACCTAAAGAAGATGGAGGTCTAGGTTTCAGAGACCTACATTTGTTTAATAGAGCACTTCTTGCAAAATCTGCATGGAGGCTATGCAATGATCAGACATCAATTTTCTCTAAGTCTTTGCAAGTCAAATACTTCCCTGATGGTGATTACTTCAACATCAAAAAGAGTTCTTCCTCTACTTGGTCTTGGTCAAGCATTAGACCTGAATTGAATtcatcaagaattatagtttctGGAGCATTGGGAATGGTCAAAAAATACTTATTTGGAAGCATAACTGGGTGCAAGGGCTTGATGATCCTCCTATTCCCAAGTCAGGTGCCTCAACTGCAGTGCAATACAAGTATGTTCATCAGCTTTTCTCTACAGATTCTGTGGGCTGGAATCATGTTTTAA
- the LOC113325952 gene encoding protein LURP-one-related 11-like: MVVPCMIPMVKSSIGSINYDNKNCNEVCLMDLKGKVLFTILKKKLRLFGRWEGYKYGNSSKGNKPWFQVKKNLNMEVDATVKESDETGANCYRMERLKGSSSKLACKIMDVRTGRVIAELKPKQSSGGVLLGDDVMGLMVEPNIDHSFIMGLIVVHGLISHKM, from the exons ATGGTTGTACCGTGTATGATTCCAATGGTCAAGTCGTCTATCGGATCGATTAATTACGATAATAAGAATTGTAATGAAGTTTGTCTCATGGATTTAAAAGGCAAAGTTTTGTTCACTATACTTAAAAAG AAATTACGATTATTTGGAAGATGGGAAGGATACAAATACGGCAACAGTTCAAAAGGGAATAAACCGTGgttccaagttaagaaaaattTGAATATGGAAGTAGATGCAACGGTGAAGGAGTCGGATGAAACCGGAGCTAATTGTTATCGGATGGAGAGATTAAAAGGAAGCAGCAGCAAATTAGCCTGCAAGATAATGGATGTCCGAACAGGAAGAGTTATTGCAGAGTTGAAACCAAAACAATCAAGTGGAGGAGTTTTGTTGGGAGATGATGTAATGGGTTTGATGGTGGAACCAAATATTGATCACTCTTTCATCATGGGGCTTATAGTTGTACATGGACTAATTAGTCACAAAATGTAA